One region of Salvelinus sp. IW2-2015 linkage group LG6.1, ASM291031v2, whole genome shotgun sequence genomic DNA includes:
- the LOC111965173 gene encoding uncharacterized protein isoform X2 — translation MAYSTSTLAAGSFGKVYREKYNDTWAAIKKVPQHLINRRDLERECQVYNKAIHPNIVKLLGNPTLKDSKWIIPMEFIFGEELETTIFKSQKSKIHLTPSIKATIITGMCEGLLHLHSKDIVHQDLKPENIMVEHDTHRAVIIDMGLAKFFRNGLNSAMDMGNEAYSPPEVLQRRGQRDQRSDVWAMGKIITELYARVRLYTPSVCPTKIQETLSLQGQQYCNAVCRMVQRDPTVRATMAGIMPEIQRAGVDCGGSNTEGKKRGHLLTPFPHTQVKDTLPRPQAPVQRSPSPSRFERNALPRPEAKMLVGPPVRATSPSRWERTASPKPEIKTLVRAPVRAPSPSRWERTASPKPEVKTLVRAPVRAPSPSRWERAALPKTELKFEVKTTLQPQPTQRSLSPSRWERTALPKPEVKNSPTPLPKGRPW, via the exons ATGGCGTATTCCACCAGCACTCTTGCTGCTGGCAGCTTTGGGAAGGTATACAGGGAGAAGTACAATGACACCTGGGCTGCAATCAAGAAGGTGCCACAACACTTAATCAATAGGAGAGACCTGGAGAGAGAGTGTCAAGTATACAA TAAAGCGATTCATCCTAACATAGTGAAGCTTCTGGGTAATCCAACACTCAAGGACTCTAAGTGGATCATCCCCATGGAGTTCATCTTTGGAGAGGAACTGGAGACAACCATCTTCAAATcacaaaaatctaaaatacat TTGACTCCATCGATAAAGGCCACCATCATCACAGGCATGTGTGAAGGTCTGCTTCACCTACACAGCAAAGATATCGTCCATCAGGACCTCAAGCCCGAGAACATCATG GTAGAGcatgacacacacagagctgtgaTCATTGATATGGGACTGGCCAAATTCTTCCGCAATGGCCTAAATTCTGCCATGGATATGGGCAATGAGGCCTACTCTCCACCTGAGGTTCTGCAGAGGAGGGGCCAGAGAGATCAGCGCTCGGACGTGTGGGCTATGGGTAAAATCATTACCGAACTTTATGCCAGAGTCAGGCTGTACACCCCCAGCGTCTGTCCAACTAAGATCCAGGAGACCCTCAGTCTCCAAGGCCAGCAGTACTGTAACGCTGTCTGTAGGATGGTGCAGAGAGACCCCACAGTGCGGGCCACCATGGCCGGAATCATGCCAGAGATACAAAGGGCAGGGGTAGATTGCGGTGGCAGCAACACCGAAGGAAAAAAAAGAGGACATCTTCTGACACCCTTTCCTCACACTCAGGTAAAAGACACCTTGCCACGTCCTCAAGCTCCTGTACAGCGTTCACCATCTCCATCGAGATTTGAGCGCAATGCTTTACCAAGGCCTGAGGCCAAGATGCTAGTGGGGCCTCCtgtgagagcaacttctccatcGAGATGGGAACGTACAGCTTCTCCAAAGCCTGAGATCAAGACGCTAGTGCGAGCTCCTGTGCGAGCGCCTTCTCCATCGAGATGGGAGCGTACAGCTTCTCCAAAACCTGAGGTCAAGACGCTAGTGCGAGCTCCTGTGCGAGCGCCTTCTCCATCGAGATGGGAGCGTGCAGCCTTGCCAAAGACTGAGTTGAAGTTTGAGGTGAAGACAACACTGCAACCACAACCCACACAGCGATCACTTTCCCCATCAAGATGGGAGCGAACAGCCTTGCCAAAGCCTGAGGTCAAGAACTCACCAACTCCCCTTCCAAAAGGTAGACCATGGTAA